GGTTCAGTTGGATGCTCTTGTAAGATGCTACTGCTGTTTCCAGCTACTATAGCTGATTTGGttagtttattttaaatttcattgtttattgattTCAGGTTGATTTtataattgtatataaaaaaTGTAAACTGTATATCTGCATATTGACCCCGGAAGAAGATCAGTATGTTCAAAATATgttaggtctgaacttgttggtATTTGTGTTGTACacactgagatgttttatgtgtgcccaaTAGCTAACATTCTTGtatgttttttaaactttttgagctctaataataaattgttttattttcctgtaTATGGTTTTATCCCTGACCTCTGCAGTTCTCACatgtttttcaggttgggtttttatttccctttatgcTCTTGATTTTATAATTGAACCACATATGACATTAACTGCTGCAGACATATGGCTATGTATACAGgtatattaaaataattcagGTGCACTGTGCAGTATAGTTGATGCAGTCTGTTTAATATACCATGCAGTCTAATGTAGTCTGATGTAATGGTTAGTGCCAGAGTAAGATTTGGGAGACCCATACGCGGCCTACCCTTGcccctaacccggaagttacagctggtacagaatacagcTGCACGGgccctcactaaatcatcttggaggtcccatgttcagcctctgctgaagcagctgcactggttgccagtttatttcaggattaggttcaaggttttggtattaaccttcaaggctatacgcggcttgggtcctgcatacttgagggactgcctatctccttatgccccccacagggcactacactcccaggaccccgggaggaacgcctggcctcaacaagggccagggcctttttggtcctggcccctacctggtggaatgagctccctgaagaactgtgggcgctgtcggagctctctgagttccgcagggcctgcaaaacggagctcttccaccaggtgtttgtctgaggcctggtggtggcctgggggctaagatctggcccctctccccagagggggaggccagtattagacaggcctggttccccagaatgtTCCACCCTATGCTTAATTATctatccgctcccttctgcttaTCCAGTAGGCGTGTttgggaatagttttttcttaatcgccatcattgtgactgagtcattgttttaatagggttttaatggggaattttaatggtttttaatgtactgtatttgtattgaaatattgtgaaccgccgcaagccggtttctgagagcggcggtcatacaaatcaaataataataataatcaaatcCCATTCCACCacagaagcttgctaggtgatcttgggccagtagTACAGTCCTCAGCCTGGAGGACCTCACAAGATTGCTCTGacaataaaaaggaggagagaagacTTATGGAAGCTTCTTTCAGTAAGGACAGTTCAAACTCAACAGCGTAGAAACAGTTTTAACACAGGATGACTTGCTTGTCTAAAAGAATTCCTACTTGCACTAGTTACTCACAACTATGGTTCACCAATTCCTTGTGTTTATTATGCAATAAAACTGTATTCTTACAGTTCAGCCCTTCTCCCCTAGTTTTATGATATCCTTCTCTAAAAGCTGATTATACAAACTACTAAAAGCTAATCCTTCTAAGTGTATGTGTATGGCATAaacgtaaaggttttctgagtcttctAAGTGTACGTAGAATCTCATTGTAGGGACAGGGAAGACTGATTTGTAGTTCCGGCATTGGCAAGTGCTAAAAATAACACACAGGAAAAGGCTGCTATTCAGTCATACAAATAAACTTTTCATCCCTTCTTGTTATGCATCTTTCTGATCAGGATTGCCAGGCACGGTCTGGCTGCTGGCAGAAGATGAGGGGAGGTAATACTTACTGTGGGGTTCCGATTCTCATCAAATTATTATGACACCTCTGGGTCATTCCATAAGTGACATTATCTTGCTTTTACAAAGATTGTGGCCACCCCCATTTTGGAGGCTTCCTTCTGTCCACCAAACATATGAGCATTGGCAGGCATTAGCCTGCCATTAGCAGGCAACTGGTGAACCTATTCATACCATTGTACTACTATTATAGGAAGATTTGTGTGGGAAAAGAATTTCAGTCCTTCTTACAGTAGCATTTTGAGGTAACCTCATATGTGGCACTGAAGAACCTTCCCATATTAGATGTCTGCTGCTTTCATACATGCTGAATAATACACTTTGAATTCACTTTCAGTGCATTCTGCAGCGGGGTTTTTACTATGAAACTGCAAAAGCCACTTACAAATGATCACCATATGCTTTGATACtggattggaagtgcattattcacCACACTTTTATAGCAGTTGGTCATTTCATGGGAGCAATTCAGTTATTTGCTAAATGAAACTTGACTGTGAACTGGataaacagccaaacaatcccctagaattcagtgtactttacacagggagaatcaaactgccttttatcagtgatcaaaggttctcacctccccatatgttgcttgatccatccgtctccatacaactgtgagacatttctcccagggaattgctggtaactatcccaaggccagggagtcaaactcaaaattccattacattgccatctcttacagtcacattatcacaaataaaatacatagtgaggaatatggatacacaagttgaacaaggttagcatgaataggtaaaggtatcccctgtgcaagcaccgagtcatgtctgacccttggggtgacaccctctagcgttttcatggcagactcaatacgggatggtttaccagtgccttacacagtcattaccattttgacaccccagcaagctgggtactcattttaccaacctcagaaggatggaaggctgagtcaaccttgagccggctgctgggattgaacccccagcttcatgggcaaagctttcagacggctgccttaccactctgcgccacaagaggctgttttagcatgaatagtgagataaaaaaccttttcttctgttgagtcctgggtatgtcatagtattgagttttgtaataacttgcatttttgCAATCTCCCTTCCttgcctgttcttgaagttcctttgcaatacaaaAACTACTCTCAGGTccgttattgaatgtcctggaaggttgaagtgctcaCCCACAGTTTTTTTTCAATTTtatggcttttgatgtcagacttgtgcccattaattctttggcgtagggtttgacctgtttgccctatgtagagaacagggggcattgttggcacttgatggcatataatAAGTTGGAAGACGAGCAGGTGTAtaggcctttgatggtataggtgatgttgttaggtccagtaattgtggcattggagtgtatatggctgcacagttggcatctgggtttgttgcaagctctagtaccagtgtctatgttcacatgagatgctgcattgttgtgggtgaggagttgtttgagattggggggctgtctgtgtgaaataaaaggtttaccccccagtgcttgggaaagggaaCTGtcattttgacaaaggattatcattggtggtatttggttgtgacacagtctactgatgtaacagaattgatttttgctatatattccctgtcatgtaagaagatcatagtctgacgaagagtgcttgcactagaaagctgatgccctgaataaatctttgttgatcttaaaggtgctactggactctgattttattgtgctacttcagaccaacatggctacccatttgattctATCCTGCATAGAATGAGGGAAATCAAGAAAGGAGAATGGTTTgattgccttttctttctctacGACAATGTAATATAAAACTAGAAGTGCAAGCCAAATAAACAGCTAAAGTGATTAACTGTTTGGCAATCAATTAATGATATTAAAATAGATTTGGATGCTGTTTCCGCCTAACTGTAAATACTCCCGAGACTGTTGTTTCCCTTAACACACAACGgatttaaaaatgccattaaTTGTTAGAATGGTCTACTCATTTTGCAGACTAAATCTCAACATTCTGCCGCAACATCCCTCCAATCTTAGGCACAGAAAGTGTCTAGAGGCCCCTTGATCGTCTTCGGAGgtaacactgagtaacttcagttGACTCGTGCTGACTGTAGAGGACAGGATGCTTACAGCAGCTAGACcagccacatgcccactagacccctgcccattaTAGCAACTAAAAACACCAGATAAAAGAATAAGGGGTCCCCCTCTGGGAgttaatcaacctctcccttgaaacgggagaattcccagaggggctgaaagaggcagtagtctgcccattgctgaaaaaaccatctctTGACTCACAAGAGCCTGACCACTACTGATCCATTTCGCACCTAGTGTTCCTGGGAAAAAATGTTGAAAGAGTTGtcacagaccaaatatcagcatttttGGAAGAAGTTTCAGTACTatacccatcccagtcaggttttcggcctggccatggggtcaaaacagcactagtcaccctgacggacgacctccgttgtCAGCTGGGccaaggcgggtcagcgctgcttgtactATCAGACCTActatcagcagcatttgacacagtcatccatgagcttctagctcaccgccttgctgaTGCTGGAATACATGGGACAGCCTTTCAGTGGCAGATCTTTCTCTGGGGTCATGGACAAAGGGTAgcaggagagagatcatcaagctgcCGCCAACTTACATACCAagtcccacaaggagtggtcctctctccaatcctgtttaacatcttcatgtacccTCCTGCCCAACTGGCATGGAAGtctgggctgggatgtcaccaatatgcaggtgacacctagctcttcctcctgatggatgatcacCCTTATTCcctcccagaagcattagccagctgcctggaagcagtgatgagatagTCATCTGAAGAGTCATctgaatccttcaaagatggaggtcccatgactgggcaggaagggtccaagcgaggaagtgcatTTGCCCAACCTCgacggctaatggtccctggccccaaggaagtacgcttgacctccaccagggccagagaCCTCTCCATTTTTGCCCCTaaatggtggaacgagctcccagagatcgGGAACCAAATGGAACTAAAGCAATTCCACagaacctgcaaaagggagctcctctgccaggcattttgttgaggtcaaCCAAAGCTAGACAGTATCTACTAGGCCCCCGAACCTCCTTCCCTTGAATCCATatgcctgaactgaccaaccatagTCTGTTAGATTATTACTCGGTTATCTTCTATGTTTACTGCTATTATTGCTGTTGCCATTCATTCAATATAGTCATTaagtttgatgtactgttcttgttCCTCTACATTTcaggtgaactgccctgagtcttaggggagggcagtatataaatgtaattaataattcTACAACACAGCTATTACAAGCGAACACAGCAACAACCTGCAAAATAATTAGCACATGCACTACTAGTTCAAAAATAAAAGTAGCTATACAGGGTTGCAGTAGGGTACTTACAGATGACAGGGGCTTTCACTGGTGCTGTAATAATGTCACCAGTGACATGCTGATATAACCTCACCTGCAGCCAGAAGAGACATCAGCATGTTGCTGGGGGCATTTCGGCAAAACTATGGTTTAACCTGTGTCCTCTGGTgatatgctgacatcacttccaggtgcagCAGAGTGAAGCCAGTGTGTCAGGACACTACTACATTTCTTCCcattccccatcccagacagcTGAACAGTGGCGAGGAAGCCCTAACGGGTGGCAGGGGATCTCTACCCCCAGAGGGGGAATGTCTACTTAAAATGAAATTACATTTATCCAGCATCAATAAACCTACATATTATTTTTCTAGTTAGCATTAAATGTGTCAACATACTATACAGTATGTACAATGGTACTAAATCAAGACTAAGTTATATAATAGACTCAAACTGTAAGACATTTACAGAACAGAGAGATTCTAATATTACATCATCTAAATATATTTTTGGAGAAGCTGAATTGGTCCCCAAGACATGACATGTTCCATACTGATCATCCAAAATTCTACAGGTGTCCCCAACCCCAATATATTACCTGCTAAGCTTTGAATAGCTCCTTGTGGCTTCATAAAGTTCTTCCACCTCATATATGTTAGTGTCATGATCTCCAATACTGCTAGAATTCTGCCActcaaaaaatgcatttctttcagTGGATACAAAAGGCAAGTTTTCATAGTCTGGAATTTCCTCATAATGGCTCACGTTTTCATAGTCCGGTATGAAGTCCTGTGAAAAAGAATTCAAGTTCTCTTGCAATGCTGAGGGTTGTTCATCTAAAGACTGTGATCTCTGATTGGCTGGCATTTCATTCTGATTCCCTGATCTGTGTTTTCCCTTTTGAGCTGCTGGGCTGTGTTGTTCTAGAGAATGTGCCTTTGAGGATTtgttttttctcccactggttgAACAAGTTATATTCCAGTTTTTGCCATGTCCTTCTCTGCTAGAAACTGTAACAGCAGTATTATCTGTAGATTGACTGCCTTTGGCCAAAAACTTCTGAAAGTCACTTTTTATTATACAAACAGATAGTTTCATGTTTAGGAATTTCTTTAATGAATTTTTCTTTTGAGTTTCTCTTTGCGGCTTGTTTATTCTATCGATATCTACAGAGGACAAAGATTTGGCTCGAGGTTTTGTCACAACACTTGGAAATTCGTTGCTTTTGGAACTCTTGGTGTTTTTGAAGGCTTCTGGATTGCCTGAAAATGGAAGGATAAGGTGAGGTAATTTCCAGACAGGCTTCTCCATAGATGACTTTGGAGTATCGCAGGATAGCAATGTTCTTTGCTCTTTGGCAGATAAATGTCTTATTCGCTGACCCTTCGGAGGGGTTTCCAGCAGCATCTCTTCATTAAGATGGTAAGTCCTTTTCTCTACAGACTCATctgaggcagcctttttcaacagcCCAGCTGCAGGAAGGCTGCGCCTTTGAGGTTTTTTAGGAATTATTTTTGGTAAACCCTCACCTTTTAAGTTTTCATCCTTATCTTCTTTTCTTTGTTCAGTATCAAAGCTATTAAAGGCAGGCAAGTGTTGATTGGCAGGCAAGTGTTGATTGCAAGACAGTTTTAATTGCTTAGGCAAACTCATAGAAAGATTAGTACACCTTATAAAGCTAGTCTTGTTATCGCTAGCAGTCCATATACCATCATCGTCCACTATAATTTTGGCAGAACATATAGTGTTATGGTCTAAAGAATGTTTGACATTTTCTTCCAGATCAGAGGTTTTATGTAGACCCTGTGGCAAGAGGTTCAGTTCTTTGGAATCAGAATATTCCTTTGCTGGGTACATTTTCTCAACACTGGAAGTAGTGACATCAGATTGATCAGCTTTGGGAATAATTTCTTGATTGTTATAGGAAACACTTTGAACAAGAACATTTATTTTGGCTGTTTTTCTAAATCCACACTCAGAAAGTCCAGCAGAATCACACTTGGAAGTATCTAGTCTTTTTATTCCATCAGCTGGAAGATCCACACCATCTTGTCGAACAAGGCATGGAACACGTAGCTTTCTTGGTTTTGGAACTGGGAGAGCTTTAGTTGATGGAAGTACATCTGTCCCAAAGGAAGTGAGAGATACATCACTTCCTTTTATGTAGGTATCTGGACACAAATAACCAGTATCTACTTTTTCCTCAGGAGTTTCTGAAATATCAGGTGTAACCTCATTTATGTTGATTGTGCTAGCTGAATTGACATTAATTGCTTCCAAACTAGATGAAGACTGGATGAGGTCTTTCAGTTCAATTTTAATGCCATTATTTTCAAGTTTATTCAAGGGTTTCTGCCTCAAATGGCCATTATTGGGGGAAATATTATGTACACCTTTGAGTTTTTCTTCTGTAAAATTAGCCTTTAAGACTACCCGggttttatttacaacattttcaTTATGGTGATCAAATACTGTTCCAGGTTTCAGAGGTGATGCTGTTTTTTCACCTATGTCAATATTCTCTAAGTTTTCCAGTTGCTCAAGAATGGTAGCATTTTTACATGTATTGTTCCCATATCTATGAATGCATTCAAAATTGCATGAACACACTGATATAATATAAGCAGCATTGTCATTTGGAGCTCCATTTTTGTAATTCAAATTAACTAAGTTTTCTGAAGAGTCATCTTGGCCTGCTTCTAAACTCTTGGAATTTTTTGTTAAAGACGGTGGTACTGTTTTAATGTCAGTAAAAGATGAGCACTTGAGAACCTTTGGCTTTGGTGCTATTGCTGGTTTTGCTTTCTTTGTGGGCTGCAAGATATCTGCAAGAACAACAtctggtttgggggcaacagGAGGTGGCATTAGTTTGTGTCCTACAACAAATTTTGGTTTTGGGGCCACTGGTGGCTTCTTAATTTCtagaaaggaagagggagagagagaaattaatttGGTCATTATGATTCTAACTTATTATAAATAACAGAAATACAAGATAAAACAcaaatccagtagtacctttaagatgCATCACACTTATTTtaacataagcttttgtgagtcagagaatACTTCATCAGATGGATGGATGTGAGGAGATGTTGTAAAAAAGAGACCAATCATATAAATCAATCAACAGAGTTGGTGAATGCCTCTCCTAGCAGTATAAGATAGTGTAGTTTAGGATAAACATAAAATCTAATCAAGGAAGGTCCAGTGTGAACATAGATAGGCTGAGCTAATTAACTAATGCAAAGGGTGGGTCATATGCAGCTATTAGTACATATCTTGTATGAGGAAACAAAACCCTGGGAGAGTTTACTATCTCCAAGAACAAATTCTCTTAATTATTTTGATAAAACAATCTAACATGGTTCTCTAGAATTAAAAGACTATCCATATGCCCTTCTGAGCTCCAAATAGAAAGGGAAGAGCAAAAAAATATGATGAGTAGGAGTATGTAACTTAGTTATGAATGAAACAATTTTTGCATCAAGAATTCCAGTGAAGTAGGTAACATAATTCTAGTGAATGTGACTCTAGAGGTATAATTTATGTTAAAATTAGAAGATAAACGACCAGAATCAGAGATTCAGCATGAAAACCCAGAGAAAATAACAAGTGGAAAGCAAACTTGCACTAAAGGGGAGGGGAATATCAATGGAACGAAGAAGAAAACCTTATAGAGATGCATGGCACAAGCAAGAGAAAACACTTTTGCATAATAGGACCCAATGTATGAACCAAACAAGTCCAGACATGGCTATCTTTCATCCATCTATTAGAAGACATTTGCCTTCCAGCCCACTCTTTTCCTGTCAAAGTAGTGATATAAATCATAGCATCTAGAGCAGCCTGGGAAACTTTCCAATCTGAACACTCTGCAGTGCATACACACAGCTTCCTTCCCATTTATCTGTCAGATTCAGCTTCTGTACAGCTCCAGGCTGGGCAAGACCAAAGCGGGAGGGAATATGCTGAAATTTATagcttgcaggagcagggcttcaACTGTTCAAAAGAGCAAGAAAGCCTGAAATAGAAACTTTTATACCCAAGAGCTTCCTTGGCTGATGTCACTAAATTCCCTGCTTCCCCTATTAAGGCCACAACTGGGTGGTGACATGCAGGCATGTCAGTTCAAATCTGATTCAGGATTCCTATGCTGACTACGACTGCCTCTACATTAGTTTCTCACAGGAAAGCAAATCCTCTTTTAGgttgttgtgtttttgtttttgtttgcaacTGCACTAAAAGTAGCTGCTTGCCTCTATACTGTTGGGatatttgaatatgcagagagagtagaacaccaggctgcttaaagaataaaacagtttattcagaaaagaaacaattaTGTACAGAAATAGAGAGAGACCTAAATAACTAAtcagttgtctgcagtcattcttctgttcaacaacttttctggaagcaagcaggcagGAAGCGTGTTCAAAAAGCAGgcagtctcctgttgagccagtaAAGGCACTGGTGGAGATAATATCAATATTCCTTTCATATCTAAGGTAAGTATACTCCAATGCCCCCTCCAAGACACCCTTTATactctgctcaattatgcacattgcagatcttgaATATTACAACATACACAAGTCCATATAAGCTTCAGCTATCACTGTAGATATTTAAGCAGTATGCAAAAACTCTGCTACTGCATTTATTAAACTATTTTACCTTTAAGCTATTATACCTTTATAAGAGCAAACTGAAAAGTTGCTGCATATTTTTTGTATACCTGAATATCTAAACCAATCCAACATGGTCACCCTACCCCACCAACTAGCCTTCATATTTCAAATAAAAACAGGCTTCTTCCACAAAATCCTATTTTACAAACACCTGCAGACTTGTAGCAGAATTCATTGTTCTGCTGtctccaggagagctgcagaCCTATATCAAGTCACTCAATTTTCTACTGACCCATAGGCTTTGAATGCAACTGTGCGTAAAGCCACTGTCTCCTTATTTTGGTTCTCCAGCAATTAAGTAGAATCATCACCTATGATCTCACAGCTCAGTATATTGCTTTCTGAAGAAATCCCTTTAGATTTGAGCGCCCTCAGACAATTCCATTTAATCCAGGTCTAAACTTGCCTTtcgctttatttatgttacaaagTGTATATCCCACACACAGATTTATTTAGCGTGAATCATACTCAGCCTGGGTTTCATATGCCCAACCCATCTTCCCATCAGAGCAGATCTTTTCATTGACTATATTGATAATTCTGTTTCAGTCACTTCTCAGAAGAAAATGTGCCTATGAGTTTCTAGAAAGTAAGAGCACCTGTTCATAAATGGAGAGAACCCCCATGAATGCCCACCTCAACTGCCTTCTGGCATGTTCTCTATTTCTGGATTTTTACTCCTGCATCTCTCATCCATTGTGATGCTATCTCAAATTGATGTTCCTCCTTTTCTTTAGCACCAGCTTATTACCCCCTTTTGACTCACATTTGAAAAGTACCCTTCTCCTCGCAACAGCACAGCTCTGTGTAGTTCTTCAATAATTGTTTTGGATTAACAGAACATACACTGCACACAAATACATACAATTATTCTACATTCCCACAGACGGATGCTAAAATTTATGCTCTTTTTGTCTATGTTGCATACTGCTTGTGCAGTggatgtgatcccccccccccaagtttttcaATATAAAACACAAAAGGAAATTACTCACAACATCCCGGAAGATCATGACAATCATTctttgaagcgggggggggggggggggattacaaagCACTGCTTTAGAAAATAGGTTAATTGCATCTCTAAACTAAAAAGAAAGGATCAATCGAAAAGTTTATTTTATTAACCTCATGCTGTGAACAAAAAGAGAAACTAAGAATAACTTCAACATGGATACAAAAGAGACAGTTTCCTTAGCCTAGATAGTGCTAGatctaacctggatagcccaggatagcaCTGTTGTCAGATTGCAGAATCTGACAACCGGCTAGTAGTTGGCCCcggctagtagttggatgggagatcaccacagaactccagaggcacacagaggcaagcaatggcaaaccacctctgaatactTCTTGCCTTATTAACTTCATGGGGGTGCCATAGGTCAACTGTGAcctaatgattctatgattctaatggccaaaaaaaaaaaaaagaatgccacCGACAGAGTAGGAAACCGGATGTTTTAATGAATCAGAAGGCCACtaagagttcatagaatcatagagttggaaggcatctcatgggtcatctattccaaccccctgcactatgcaggacactcacaaccttatcactcatgcactgtaacctgccacccccttaaactttcacagaatcagcctctccgtcagacagctatctagcctctgtttaaaaatgttcaaagttggagaacccatcacctcccgaggaagcctgttccactgagaaaccgctctaactgtcaggaacttcttctggatgtttagctggaatttcttttgaattaatttcatcccattcgttctggtctgtccctctcgggcaagagagaaaaattctgctccatcctctatatggcagccttttaaatacttgaagatggttatcagatcccctctcagtcgtctcctctctaggctaaacagaccaagctcccccaacctttcttcataagtcttagtctccaaacccatcaccatctttgttgccctcctccggacatgctccagtttgtctacatccctcttcaactggggtgcccaaaactgaacacagtactccaagtgagggtgaactagagcagagtaaagtggtaccatcacctcccatgatctggacacaatactctgtgtgatatagcccaaaatatcatttgcctttttagccaccgagtcacactgttaaGTCATGTTCAATGTACAGTCGACTAAGTcttctagattagcgatccccaacctgtgggccgcggaccacatgtgatccttcgactaattggaggtgggccccgaaggaccccttctcctccccctggccctttacaacacacttcgggtgtcattgtctcccatcactctacaccggcctgcctctgggcttgatccggaaactgcaactcgtccaaaatgcggctgctag
Above is a window of Paroedura picta isolate Pp20150507F chromosome 5, Ppicta_v3.0, whole genome shotgun sequence DNA encoding:
- the FGD6 gene encoding FYVE, RhoGEF and PH domain-containing protein 6 isoform X3; translation: MSSAEIKKPPVAPKPKFVVGHKLMPPPVAPKPDVVLADILQPTKKAKPAIAPKPKVLKCSSFTDIKTVPPSLTKNSKSLEAGQDDSSENLVNLNYKNGAPNDNAAYIISVCSCNFECIHRYGNNTCKNATILEQLENLENIDIGEKTASPLKPGTVFDHHNENVVNKTRVVLKANFTEEKLKGVHNISPNNGHLRQKPLNKLENNGIKIELKDLIQSSSSLEAINVNSASTININEVTPDISETPEEKVDTGYLCPDTYIKGSDVSLTSFGTDVLPSTKALPVPKPRKLRVPCLVRQDGVDLPADGIKRLDTSKCDSAGLSECGFRKTAKINVLVQSVSYNNQEIIPKADQSDVTTSSVEKMYPAKEYSDSKELNLLPQGLHKTSDLEENVKHSLDHNTICSAKIIVDDDGIWTASDNKTSFIRCTNLSMSLPKQLKLSCNQHLPANQHLPAFNSFDTEQRKEDKDENLKGEGLPKIIPKKPQRRSLPAAGLLKKAASDESVEKRTYHLNEEMLLETPPKGQRIRHLSAKEQRTLLSCDTPKSSMEKPVWKLPHLILPFSGNPEAFKNTKSSKSNEFPSVVTKPRAKSLSSVDIDRINKPQRETQKKNSLKKFLNMKLSVCIIKSDFQKFLAKGSQSTDNTAVTVSSREGHGKNWNITCSTSGRKNKSSKAHSLEQHSPAAQKGKHRSGNQNEMPANQRSQSLDEQPSALQENLNSFSQDFIPDYENVSHYEEIPDYENLPFVSTERNAFFEWQNSSSIGDHDTNIYEVEELYEATRSYSKLSRPSLEDPDDSGLVLGDVHSDEEMLSRDVNSSDEDDDSNSDSGKAEFDAQENNQAKAAGKKTKVHHIAKEIMSSEKVFVDVLKLLHIDFRDSVAQASRQLGKPVIEDRILNQILYYLPQLYELNRDLLRELEERLAHWTDHQRIADIFVKKGPYLKMYSTYIKEFDKNVALLDEQCKKNPTFATVVRDFEASPRCASLALKHYLLKPVQRIPQYRLLLTDYLKNLLEDSADFKDTQDALAVVIEVANHANDIMKQGDNFQKLMQIQYSLNGHHEIVQPGRIFLKEGTLMKLSRKIMQPRMFFLFNDALLYTTPVQSGMYKLNNMLSLAGMKVRKPTHEAYQNELNIESVQRSFILSASSATERDEWLEAISRSIEEYTKKRITFNPSRSLEEADPEKEEEDSPLGSKAPIWIPDTRATMCMICTSEFTLTWRRHHCRACGKIICQACSSNKHGLDYMKNQPARVCDLCFKELQKNSKVYPDNLCTPPKNGSPVNHRSPSSALSTVLHSIPSGRKQKKIPAALKEVSANTEDSSMSGYLYRAKGSKKPWKHLWFVIKNKVLYTYAASEDVAALESQPLLGFTVAEVRDENAESKMFHLLHKNTLFYIFKADDIHSTKKWIEAFQEATIL